In the Oryzias latipes chromosome 23, ASM223467v1 genome, one interval contains:
- the etnk1 gene encoding ethanolamine kinase 1 has protein sequence MASYIHVPDEAPAVPKIDVTVDDGDCRPGALKLLKELRPSWKPSEVKIKIFTDGITNKLLGCYVGSVLQDVVLVRIYGNKTELLVDRENEVKSFRVLHAHRCAPQLYCTFNNGLCYEFLQGAALEPQHIRHQPLFRLIARQLAKYHAIHAHNGWVPQSDMWVKMGKYLALISKYRRELDQNHRLSSDVPSLQCLRKELVWLQQSLTVLGSPVVLCHNDLLCKNIVYNQREGSVKFIDYEYAGYNYQAFDIGNHFNEFAGLNEVDYSYYPDRPVQLLWLRSYLEAYKQLKGQGSDVTDAEVETLYVQVNKFALASHFFWGLWALIQAEFSTINFDFLGYAVLRFNQYFKMKPEAAALSLPK, from the exons ATGGCTAGTTACATTCATGTTCCCGATGAGGCGCCCGCTGTGCCTAAAATAGACGTGACGGTCGACGACGGCGACTGCAGACCCGGCGCCCTCAAGCTACTGAAGGAGCTGAGACCCAGCTGGAAACCGTCAGAGGTCAAAATAAAG attttCACTGATGGGATTACCAATAAACTCCTCGGCTGCTACGTGGGCTCCGTCCTGCAGGACGTGGTTCTGGTCCGAATATATGGCAACAAAACGGAGCTGCTGGTGGACCGAGAGAACGAGGTGAAGAGTTTCCGCGTCCTGCACGCTCACCGCTGCGCGCCGCAGCTGTACTGTACCTTCAACAACGGCCTCTGCTACGAGTTCCTGCAAGGAGCCGCCCTGGAGCCCCAACACATTCGCCACCAGCCACTTTTTAG GTTAATCGCCAGACAACTGGCTAAATACCATGCAATCCATGCCCATAACGGCTGGGTGCCCCAGTCTGACATGTGGGTAAAGATGGGGAAGTACTTGGCTCTGATCTCCAAGTACCGCCGGGAGCTCGACCAGAACCACAG GCTGAGCTCGGACGTTCCCAGCCTGCAGTGCCTCAGGAAAGAGCTGGTGTGGCTCCAGCAGTCATTAACTGTGCTGGGCTCCCCTGTAGTTCTGTGCCACAATGACCTTCTCTGCAAAAACATCGTCTATAACCAGAGGGAAG GAAGCGTCAAGTTTATTGACTACGAGTACGCCGGCTACAATTACCAGGCCTTCGACATTGGAAATCATTTCAATGAGTTTGCTG GTCTGAACGAGGTGGACTATAGTTACTACCCAGACCGCCCCGTCCAGCTGCTCTGGCTCCGCTCCTACCTGGAGGCCTATAAGCAGCTCAAGGGCCAGGGCAGCGACGTGACGGACGCAGAGGTGGAGACCCTCTACGTCCAAGTCAACAAGTTTGCCCTG GCCTCTCATTTCTTCTGGGGTCTGTGGGCTCTGATCCAGGCCGAGTTCTCCACCATCAACTTTGACTTCCTGGG ATATGCAGTCCTGCGCTTCAACCAGTACTTCAAGATGAAACCAGAGGCGGCCGCGCTGAGCTTACCCAAATAA